GGATAGCGGGATGGCCGCATTCGTCGTCGAGTTCGATTGACTCACCTCGCTTCAAATGTCACTATTGCCTGGCATGCACCTCGCTAGGTGAGGCGTCTGCACGGATACAGGCCACTGACCTCGAACGTCGAAAGACGCCCAGGGTCAGGACAGCTCTTCCCGGCTTAAGGGTTGAGCCCAAGTGGCTTCCGGCTTGATCGGCCGGATACGCCGTGTAGTGCCAAAGCTCTGACGAGAGGGGTGCCGCGCCCGGCGATTTCGTCGGGCCCCCACCTCTTCGTGCTGTGTTAAGCGGCATCCCCGTGTGCCCTGGCCGAGAGGAGGTGAGAGCGAAATGAGTCCCGGTGATAGTCCCTGCCCGAGATCGATGATCATTTCGTTCCGATCCGACCCCGGCACCGTTGCCGCGATCTGAACCGGCTCAATCCGGATCGTCGATCTGCGCGCCCCCGCTTCGCGCTGTGGTGTGAGTGCAATGCGCGGGAAATAGCAGACATTTCAACACAATTCAGCGTCTGCGCTGCCATCAATCCGCCAGTGGACACCAGCGCCGCTTCTTATGCGGCCACGGAAGCCGCCAGCGTCATTGCCGTGAGCTAACGAGGAGACCAAATCGATGACCACAGCACTGGACTTCGCCACGTTGCCGCCCGAAATCAATTCCGGGCGTATGTATTTCGGCCCTGGCTCCGCCTCGATACTGGCCGCCGCATCAGCCTGGAACGAATTGGCCGCAGAACTGCACGCCACCGCATTGTCTTACGGCTCGGTGCTTTCCGCGCTGACCGGTGAAGAGTGGTACGGCCCGGCGTCGGCAGCGATGGCAGCCGCAGCCGCACCCTATGTGGTATGGATGGGCGCCACCGCAATCCAGGCCGAGCAGACCGGCGCACAAGCCGAGGCCGCCGCGGCATCCTACGAAGCCGCGTTGGCCGCAACGGTGCCCCCACCGGTGATCGAGGCCAACCGTGCCCAGCTGGCGGTGCTGACCGCCAGCAACGTCCTGGGGCAGAACGCCACTGCGATCGCGGCAACCGAGGCCGAGTACGCCGAAATGTGGGCCCAAGACGCCGACGCGATGTACGGCTATGCCGCCTCCTCAGCGGCCGCTACCCAGCTAACCGCGTTCGCCGAGCCGGCGCAGACCACCAACCCGACCGGGCTGGCGGCGCAGTCGGCGGCGGTCGCCCAAGCCACCGGCCAGGCAGCCGGCAACCAGCCGTCGACCTTATCTCAGCTATTGACGGCGATCCCCAATGTGCTGCAAGGACTCTCGTCGTCCGGGTCATTCATTCCTTCCTGGCTTCAACAGCTATGGGCGAACTGGGGGCCCAACGCGAACGTCTGGAACACCCTTGCCTCGACCGGGCTCTTCCTGCCGAGCACCTTGGTCGATCCCTTCGTTGGCATACTGGGCGCTGTCGTGGCTGCGCATGCGGCTGGCGACGTGCTGGATGCGGGGGCTTCCGGGACAGCTAGCGAGATGGCGGCCCCGCTCGGTTCCACAGGCGGGGTTTCCGCCGGGGCGGCCAATGCATCCATCGTCGGCAAGCTGTCGGTGCCGCCGAGCTGGACCGAGACCGCACCACCGGCGAGCCCCTTGGGCTCGGCGCTGGGGGGCACACCGATGGTCGCGCCTCCGCCTGCAGGGGCGGCCGGTATGCCTGGAATGCCCATTGGCGCCATGGCCGGCCAAGGTTTCGGGCGCGCCATGCCGCAGTATGGCTTCCGGCCCAGATTCGTCGCACGACCGCCCGCCGCTGGGTGAAAGACCGCAAATCGGGCGCGAGCCCGCGCATTCCAATAGCCAAACCCGACTATGGCGTCCGCTCCCAGCGTGTCCGCACCGCCCTTCGCAACTCGACCACTTCAGAAAATTCATCCAGCGCGCCCGCAAATCGCAGGCTGGTGATTGAAAATGGCAATTTGGGAGGTTCTTTGAAATAGCGAATTCCGCAATAATGGTGCCGATGAAGGTCGTAGCGTCCGGAATCGACGCATGGGGATTGTCATTAATCGGTCTTGCAGTCTTTGCTCGTGGACAACGATTCCTTTGGTGAACAGGTATTTCCGGCCGCCATGCGGTGGCTACAAGCGGTCTCACATGCGCTCAGCGAGTGGTGACACCGACTGTTTACGTTGCGATTACCTGGGCGGAACGCGACGCAAATAAATGCTGCGCAGCATGATCGCCATAGCGGGCGAATGGCCCCGAATCACGACGAACCGTGGCAAATTCTCGGCGCCGGAAGTGCTGGTCTACAGGCGTCAAATAGACAAAATTGAGGGGGGTGGACATTGGGATACCTGGTGAAGTTCATAAGAGCTTGGCCAGTTTCGTGGGCAGAACTACGCGGACGTGATTACCATGGCGCCCATCCAGGGGACCGGAGGTAACAGATATGGACTTCGGGGCGCTACCGCCGGAGATTAACTCGGGGCGAATGTACGTGGGCCCGGGATCCGGGCCGCTGCTGGCCGCCGCAGCGGCCTGGGACGCGCTTTCCGCCGAATTGCATGCCACGGCGACCTCCTATGGCGCCACGATTGAGGACCTCACCGTTGGGCGGTGGACGGGTCCCTCTTCGATCACGATGGCGGCCGCGGCCGCACCATATGTGGCGTGGATTAGGGCCGCCGGTGGCCAGGCTGAGCAGGCTGCCACCCAGGCCAAGATAGCCGCGGGCGCTTATGAGACGGCATTCGCGGCAACCGTGCCCCCGCCGGTGATCGAGGCCAACCGCGCATTGTTGATGTCGTTGATCGCCACGAACATCTTCGGGCAGAACACGCCGGCGATCGCGGCCGCCGAGGCCCATTACGCAGAGATGTGGGCTCAAGACGCGGCCGCGATGTATGGCTATGCCGGTTCGTCGGCCACCGCGTCGCAGTTGACGCCGTTCATCGAGCCGCCGCAAACGACGAACCCGGCGGCGGTGGCCACGCAATCGGCCGCAGTAGCCGAGGCCACCGGCGCCGCGGCCAGCTCGGACATCACAACGCAGCTGTCCCAACTGATCACCTCGTTGCCAACTGCGCTGCAAAGCCTGGCAACGACCACCGCGGTGCCGTCGTCGTTGCCGGCAGCCGCGTTGCCACCGGAGCTTGCGTCCGATTTGGCCAACTGGAACACCATCATGGCGACCCTCACCGGGCCGTACTCCCTGCAGGGGTTGACCGCCATACCCGGTGGCCCGTTCCTGTCGTTCGGGCAGATATACGCCTACGCGCAAAATGCGCAGGGTCTTCAGGCCTTCTTCACGCCGGCGAAACCCATCACCGGCGCGTTGGCGCCGCTGGCTGAGTCGATGTTGCCGTATCTGAATCTGAGCTCCGCGACCGTAGGTGGGTCGGAAGTGTCGGGGACTATGGGCCGTGCGGCCCTGGTGGGAAGTTTGTCGGTGCCACAGGGTTGGACAACCGCGGCCCCGGCGATCAGAACGCTGGCTTCGGTGCTACCCACCAACTTGGCAGCAGCCCCGACCGCCGCATTCGCCGGCGAGACCGGAGTGTTTAGTGAGATGGCCCTGGCCAGCCTGGCGGGACGGGCACTTGGTGCTACCGCGTTCGGCTCCGGTGGTGGTGGGGCGGCCCGCTCGGCTGGCGGCGTAGTGGCCGGGGCTGACCCGGCGGCGGCCACCATCATCGTGATTCCGGCGCTCGAGGATTGAACGCACACCACCAGGTAAGGGGCAAAGACATGTTGTACGCAGCGTTACCGCCGGAGATCAATTCGGGCAGGATGTACACGGGTCCGGGGTCGGGGCCGATCCTGGCGGCCGCGGCGTCCTGGGATGCGCTCGCCGCCGAACTTCAGTCCACAGCGGCAGCCTATTCGTCGGTGGTCGCCAGCCTGACCAGCGGAGCGTGGCTAGGTCCGTCGTCACTGGCCATGGCGGCCGCGGTCGCACCCTACGTGACCTGGATGAGCGCGACCGCCGCACAAGCCAAGGAGGCAGCGATCCAGGCCGCTGCGGCGGCCGGCGCTTACGAGACAGCGTTCGCCGCGCACGTGCCACCGCCGGTGATTGCCGCCAACCGCAGCCAGCTGGCAACGCTGGTGGCGACCAACGTATTCGGGCAGAACACCGCGGCGATCGCGGCCACCGAAGCCCAATACGCAGAGATGTGGGCCCAGGATGTCGCCGCGATGTACGGCTACGCCGGCTCGTCGGCGGCCGCCACCCAAATTGCGCCGTTCACCGAACCGCCGCAGATCACCAATGCCGCCGGGCTGGCCAGCCAGGCGGCCGCAGCGGGGCAATCCGTCGGCAGCGCGCAGTCGCTGCTGCTCGCGAACAACCCGATATCGGTGCTGCTGCAACTGGGCGCGGACCTTTCCACCGCCTACACAACCGTCGTCTCCCAGCTCATCGACGCCCTGGCGGGGCCAAACGCGGCAACGACGTATGAGGGCCTATTCAATGCCATAAAGGCTCCAATTGGCTTCACGACGCAGTTCAATGACATCGGGTTGCTCATCAACTTCCCGATCTCGCAGTTCCTCAAATTCGCCGAACCGCCGGGGTTGCTCGGCGAACTCCCCAAAGACGCGCTGGGCGGCGGGCTCGCGGCGCCGGCCTGGGGCCGAGGGTGGCTGACCAGCGCGGTGTCCGGAGATGGGGTATCGGCGCATTTTGGACGCGGCACCTTGGTGGGGGCGTTTTCGGCTCCGCCGAGCTGGGCCGCGGCCACCCCGGCGATCAGGACGGTCGCCGCCGCGTTGTCGGCCGCCGGGCCAGAAGCCGTGCCAGCTGCCGCTCTCGGCGAGGGGAGCCTGCTCAGTTCGATGTCGGCGGCAGGCATGCTCGGAAGCGCCCTGGGCGCCGGGGCTCCCAGCGCTTTCACCCGTGCCGGCGCCCGCGGCCGTCTCACCGCGTTCAAAGACCTCAAAGACGGCACCTCGCCAGAGAAATTGAAGCGCCTGGTCGCACAAATATCGGAGAAGCCCGAGAGCGTGCAGCACCACACCGTCGATCAAGAGGGGCTGGACAGCCTGCTCGAGCAGCTGTCGAAAAAGCCGGGTATCCACGCGGTACACCTATCCAAAGGCGGCAAGTCAAAAGTCGTGCCTTCGGATACGCAGTTGGGCTAGTGGGCAACCAAATTCGGCGATCTCGGTGACGGCGATGGTTGAGAACCGTCAATACGATTGGCGCAGAACGTCTTTGGTCGACAGAAAACCCGCGCCGGAACGAAGCTTCCAACAATGTGATCGCTGCAAGATCTGTCTCGAAATGGAAGAATGGTGAACTATGAGAAGGCTACTGGCGGTGCTCGGCGTTTGCACCACGATCGGCCTCGCCGGACCAGCTTATGCCGATCCGGACGAGGGCGGCGGTGACGACGCGGCCTTCCTGGCCGCGCTGCAACGAGCCGGGATCACATATGCCAGCCCGGACCGAGCCATCGGGTCCGGCAGAGCGGTGTGCGTGTGCTTGGACAACGGCGAGTCCGGCTTGGAGCTAATCCATGACGTGACGATCCGGAATCCGGGATTCGATATGGACAAGGCAGCCCAGTTCGCCGTGATTTCGGCGAAGCACTACTGCCCACACCACCTAGCCCACGTCTGAGGGTAAGCCGTGTCGGGATGCGGGGCCGCCGGTAGGTGCCTACCCTGTTGTTGGTATTAACCGCGGCGCAGCCGGTTAGCCCCAGCTCCACCCCCTGTTAACCCACTTGTGGTTAGCTGCCGCCGCCATCTTGCGATCGGGAAGGAGTCGGCGTCATGCAAACGCTGACTATCGCCGATTTCGCGCTCCGGCTGGCCGTTGGAGTGGGTTGCGGGGCCCTTATCGGGCTCGAGCGCCAGTGGCGGGCGCGGATGGCCGGGTTGCGCACCAACGCCCTCGTGGCGACCGGTGCGACCTTGTTCGTGCTATATGCGGTCGCCACCGAGGACAGCAGTCCCACCCGAGTCGCGTCCTACGTGGTTTCCGGGATCGGGTTCCTGGGCGGCGGGGTAATCCTGCGTGAGGGGTTCAACGTCCGCGGACTCAACACGGCCGCCACCCTTTGGTGTTCGGCTGCGGTCGGTGTCCTGGCCGCGTCCGGGCATCTGGTGTTCACTGTCATCGCCACGGGAACCATCGTCACGATCCATCTGCTGGGGCGCCCACTCGGCCGGCTGATCGACCGGGACAACGCCGTCGAAGACGACGAAGGCCTACAGCCCTACCAGGTACAGGTGATATGTCGGCCAAAATCAGAAAAGTATGTGCGTGCTCATATCGTCCAACACACCAGCAGCCACGACATCACGCTGCGCGGAATCCACACGGGGCAGGCCGGCGACGACAGAATCGCGTTGACCGCCCACCTCCTCATGGATGGCCATACCCCGGCCAAGCTTGAGCGGTTGGTGGCGGAACTGTCGCTACAGCCGGGCGTTTACGCGGTGCACTGGTATGCCGGTGAGCAAGCGCAGGCAGAGTGACGACGGCCTTGTTCAGGGGCGGGCCTGCAGTTCCGGCGCTGCCGCAGCCAGCAAGTCGGCGCGAAGTCCGTTCAGCGGCGGGTAAATCCGCTGGGTATTGATTGTCTGTTTGGTGGCCTTGGCCTGCGTGCCTTGCGACACCACCGTCCGGTCCCAACCCTCGGTGTACACCGCGCCGGCCGGTCCGAGATCGAGAACCGTGACATACCAAGGGATCCGAAGGGGCAGCATCGGCTCGTCGAACAGGTCACTGATGACGTTGTAGCCGGCGTAGCGGCCCATTGGGCGCCCGTGCTGACACGACATCACCGACAGGTGCTCGTCATCCATCCGGGCCGCGGCCACATCGCCGGCGGCGAACATCGCGGGGACCCCGATCACCCTCAGGTAGTCATCGACCTGCAGCCGGCCCAGCCGATCGCGGGTTACCGGTAGCTGCTCGGTCAGCGGGCTGGCCCGCATGCCCGCGCACCAGACCACCGTGGCCGCATCCAGCCGTTCACCCGATGACAGCGATACCCCGCCCTGGCTGACGGCGGCGACACCCACGGCAGTTCTGGTCTCAACGCCGTTGGCCGACAACGCCTGTTCGATCACCGGCCGCGCGGATGGACCCATGTCGGAGCCGACAACCGGGCTGTGGTCGACCAGCACCACCCGGGGGCTAACACCATCACCGCGGGCGAACAGGGCCCGCAGCCTGCTCGGCAGCTCGCAGGCTGTCTCGATCCCGGTTAGCCCGGCACCGACGACCACGACGGTAGTGGCCGCGGGGGTTGGCGGCCCACCGGTCAGCGCTTGCAGGTGGTGTTGCAGCCTGATCGCGCCGTCATAGGTGTCGACGTCGAAACCGAACTCCCGCAGGCCCGGTATCGCGGGTTGCACCACCTGACTGCCAGACGCGAGGACCAGTCGGTCATAGCCATATGAGGCGCCGGCGGCGGTGGAGATGCTGCGGGCGTCGACGTCGATCGCGGTCACCTCGGCGGTGATGTGCGCAATGCCGGCGGGGTCGAGCACATCGGCGAGCGGAATGCGGCAGGCGCTCAGATCAGCCTCGTAGTTGCGAACCCGGATGTCGTGAAACGGTGTGTTGCTCAGCACCGTGACGTCGACGGTGCCCGCGGGGACGGCGAGCTCGTCAAGTCGTCGGGCGGCACCGAGCGCCGCCCACAGCCCCGCGAAACCGGAGCCGACCACAACCACCCGGCTCAACTGCCTAGCACCTGACGGATCTGGGCCAGTGCCGCCGCGGCGCGGCGACCGGGCAGAAACATCCACACGTGCAAACCTCCCTCAAGTTCGAACCATCCGATGTCATGCCCCTCGGCCGTCGCGCGGTGGTGAAACGCGCGGGCATCGGGATTAAGTACATCGTGTGTTCCTGTGAAGACCGTCAGCCGCGGCAGTCCCGCCAGCGGTCCCACGCTCGGGCTGACCAGGGGGGTATCCAGCGGATCGCCGCCGGCGTAGCGGATGCCCGCAGCACGCAGGTCATCCAGGTTAAGAATCGGGTCGATCTTGGCGACGGACGGTACCGGGGATCCGGCAGCGCAACGTGCATCCAGGGGGAGAGCAGCAGCGCGTCGGTCGGTTGCGGCAACCCGGCGTCGCGCACCGCATGGCATAGCGCGAAGGCCATCCCCCCCACCGAATCGCCCATG
The nucleotide sequence above comes from Mycobacterium decipiens. Encoded proteins:
- a CDS encoding PPE family protein; the encoded protein is MTTALDFATLPPEINSGRMYFGPGSASILAAASAWNELAAELHATALSYGSVLSALTGEEWYGPASAAMAAAAAPYVVWMGATAIQAEQTGAQAEAAAASYEAALAATVPPPVIEANRAQLAVLTASNVLGQNATAIAATEAEYAEMWAQDADAMYGYAASSAAATQLTAFAEPAQTTNPTGLAAQSAAVAQATGQAAGNQPSTLSQLLTAIPNVLQGLSSSGSFIPSWLQQLWANWGPNANVWNTLASTGLFLPSTLVDPFVGILGAVVAAHAAGDVLDAGASGTASEMAAPLGSTGGVSAGAANASIVGKLSVPPSWTETAPPASPLGSALGGTPMVAPPPAGAAGMPGMPIGAMAGQGFGRAMPQYGFRPRFVARPPAAG
- a CDS encoding PPE family protein — translated: MDFGALPPEINSGRMYVGPGSGPLLAAAAAWDALSAELHATATSYGATIEDLTVGRWTGPSSITMAAAAAPYVAWIRAAGGQAEQAATQAKIAAGAYETAFAATVPPPVIEANRALLMSLIATNIFGQNTPAIAAAEAHYAEMWAQDAAAMYGYAGSSATASQLTPFIEPPQTTNPAAVATQSAAVAEATGAAASSDITTQLSQLITSLPTALQSLATTTAVPSSLPAAALPPELASDLANWNTIMATLTGPYSLQGLTAIPGGPFLSFGQIYAYAQNAQGLQAFFTPAKPITGALAPLAESMLPYLNLSSATVGGSEVSGTMGRAALVGSLSVPQGWTTAAPAIRTLASVLPTNLAAAPTAAFAGETGVFSEMALASLAGRALGATAFGSGGGGAARSAGGVVAGADPAAATIIVIPALED
- a CDS encoding PPE family protein, which codes for MLYAALPPEINSGRMYTGPGSGPILAAAASWDALAAELQSTAAAYSSVVASLTSGAWLGPSSLAMAAAVAPYVTWMSATAAQAKEAAIQAAAAAGAYETAFAAHVPPPVIAANRSQLATLVATNVFGQNTAAIAATEAQYAEMWAQDVAAMYGYAGSSAAATQIAPFTEPPQITNAAGLASQAAAAGQSVGSAQSLLLANNPISVLLQLGADLSTAYTTVVSQLIDALAGPNAATTYEGLFNAIKAPIGFTTQFNDIGLLINFPISQFLKFAEPPGLLGELPKDALGGGLAAPAWGRGWLTSAVSGDGVSAHFGRGTLVGAFSAPPSWAAATPAIRTVAAALSAAGPEAVPAAALGEGSLLSSMSAAGMLGSALGAGAPSAFTRAGARGRLTAFKDLKDGTSPEKLKRLVAQISEKPESVQHHTVDQEGLDSLLEQLSKKPGIHAVHLSKGGKSKVVPSDTQLG
- a CDS encoding DUF732 domain-containing protein → MRRLLAVLGVCTTIGLAGPAYADPDEGGGDDAAFLAALQRAGITYASPDRAIGSGRAVCVCLDNGESGLELIHDVTIRNPGFDMDKAAQFAVISAKHYCPHHLAHV
- a CDS encoding MgtC/SapB family protein; its protein translation is MQTLTIADFALRLAVGVGCGALIGLERQWRARMAGLRTNALVATGATLFVLYAVATEDSSPTRVASYVVSGIGFLGGGVILREGFNVRGLNTAATLWCSAAVGVLAASGHLVFTVIATGTIVTIHLLGRPLGRLIDRDNAVEDDEGLQPYQVQVICRPKSEKYVRAHIVQHTSSHDITLRGIHTGQAGDDRIALTAHLLMDGHTPAKLERLVAELSLQPGVYAVHWYAGEQAQAE
- a CDS encoding NAD(P)/FAD-dependent oxidoreductase, with the translated sequence MSRVVVVGSGFAGLWAALGAARRLDELAVPAGTVDVTVLSNTPFHDIRVRNYEADLSACRIPLADVLDPAGIAHITAEVTAIDVDARSISTAAGASYGYDRLVLASGSQVVQPAIPGLREFGFDVDTYDGAIRLQHHLQALTGGPPTPAATTVVVVGAGLTGIETACELPSRLRALFARGDGVSPRVVLVDHSPVVGSDMGPSARPVIEQALSANGVETRTAVGVAAVSQGGVSLSSGERLDAATVVWCAGMRASPLTEQLPVTRDRLGRLQVDDYLRVIGVPAMFAAGDVAAARMDDEHLSVMSCQHGRPMGRYAGYNVISDLFDEPMLPLRIPWYVTVLDLGPAGAVYTEGWDRTVVSQGTQAKATKQTINTQRIYPPLNGLRADLLAAAAPELQARP